DNA sequence from the Microcebus murinus isolate Inina chromosome 18, M.murinus_Inina_mat1.0, whole genome shotgun sequence genome:
TTCTGCCTGGACTATGGGCTATGGCCCTGGGGGATGGGTCTTGTAGGTAAAGTAGCAATCAGGTGCCAGGTGGAGATTAGGGACCCCCAGGCAGAGCCCAGACTGCAGGACAAGACATCTTCTGAAAAGAGGATATCTCCACACTTAGCCTCTAGGAACACCCAGCTGCCCTATGCGAAGTTCATCCTTCCAGGCCCCCTGACCTCCTCTCCCATGCCCTTACCAGCAGAACATTCTTGGAGTTGCCCTGCCGTGGACTGTTGACAGGTGCCTCGCTTTCTGGGGCTGCATACACATGGGTAGGGCATAGACGATGCCCGTTGCTGTTGGACTGGTGACAGCTGTGGTGGCCAGGGCCAGGGGGCCAGGTGGGAGGGTAGGTGGAGGGGGCCTGGTGTAGACCATTTAGTGCTTCATTATGACGCTGGGCAGCCAAAGTGTTGTTGTCAttgggggcaggtgggcagccctGATTCTCCCAGCGATGTGGAGTGGTGGCTGGAGGGCTACCGGATGCATGGTTAGCATTGAAGTTGCCAGGTGAGGTGCCCAGCTTGTCATGGGCATAGGTGAAGATCTCTCGATGGGCCCGGGCCACCTGGGATATCACATCCTCCACTGTGGGCTCAGGGCTTGGGGATCTGGGAGGCGTCAGCTGTTGTGGGAACTGAGAGAAGCCCACCAAGGGTGAGGGGACTGGAGCTGGGGGTGGCGAGGGGCCcatggggcctggggtggggtgctGGGTGGGTGAGGTCTCCAGTGGGCACTGGCTGCTCAGCTGGTTGTTGGCCAGGTTCATGGCGCTCTGCATCTCAGCCAGCATCCGCTGCTTCTCTCGTTTGGGGATGCGCCCAAAACGCACAGCTGTGACAGGATGAGAGCAGTGTCAGGAAGTTCTCATACACatgcttctcttccttccttcctccctcctgaaGGGCAAGGCCCTGAAAGCCTGGGGTTCCACAACGAAACTAAAACCAGCACGGCCATGCCTAACAAGGGGGTTTCCCAAGTAGGGACTGCAGGAAGGAGGTGAACAGAGGGACCAATGGGAAAGAAGTGTGTGTTGACCCAAGAGGACAAAGTATGGACATCCCCCATGCAAAGGAGATTCATTCACAGTATGATGTGTCTGAGTCTGGGACTATTTTTTAAGGCAGGGATTAATTCAGAAACTcttgaagggaagggaagggaagggaagggaaggatgtgGGGATGCTGGGATGCTGCCTCACCATCTCGTGACATGCCCACGGAGAGACACTTCTTGAAGCGACACTGCTGGCAGCGGTTGCGATTGATGCGGACGATGGAGCAGTTCTCGTTTTTCAGACACCTTTTGTACTGGATGTTCTGCTGGATGCTCCGACGGAAAAAGCCCTGGAGAGCAAGGGCAGCTAGTGAGCACCTCCAGTTCGGCTGGGCCTATGTGTCCTGGGGTAGGGGGTCATCTGCCCCTGCCCTTACCCCCACGCTGCCTCACCTTGCAGCCCTCACAGGCGTGCACGCCATAGTGGAAGCCTGAGGCAACGTCTCCACACACTTTGCACAGCAGCACCATGCCGTTCAGCTCTGTGGGGGGAGACAGGCAGCAGGTGAACAGGAGAGAACAGGCTGAGTGGCCAGAGGTGTGGAGGCTTTCTGGGCTGGAGTTTCTGGGAGGGAAAAGCTAAGGAGGAGCTCTGGTATCTAGGGGCACCGGAGTGGCCAGACTGGACTGGATGGGGGCTGGTGCAACTCTAGAGGTCCCTGAGGCCAGGATAGGCCTTGGCAGTAACTCTGTCACATGAAAACTCACTCCCAACCTAGCCCTGACCTGCTTCCCTTCCCCCAAATCAGCTGTAAATTTACTCACTGGTGATGTTGCTGGTGCTTTTGCTGGGGGACACTCGGCTGCTGTCCTCCATGGCCACTTGTAGGCTCCCTGGGGGGCTCCCATTATAGAAGGAGGAGGACGACGACgaagatgaggaagaagaaggggagCCATCGTCACTCAGGCTGGATGGAATGCTCCCAAAGGAGCGAGCTGGGTCTTGGGTAAGGGAGCCAGTGGGCGATGGTGGGAAGTAGGTGGGGCAGCCTTGGGTTAGGGACTGGAAGCTGCCATTGGAGCTGTCACTGTAGAGGGACTCAGGGCTGGTGCGGCTTGGGGAGGAGCCGCTGGAGCCAATGTAGGTGATGACACCACCTGGTGGGAGAACAAAAGGGAAGGGGGTGTCATTCACCAAGTGTCTGGATCCAGGGGACCACCATGCTCATCCTCCACTTGTTTCCCAAAAATACCACTGGTTACACAGAAGTTAACCATGTGGAACCCCTAATCTTGGAGTTAATAAACAACTCCCCAACACATACTAGATGTCGCATGGCCAACCAACACCCATGACTCTTTGCAGAATACATTCAGAGTCTGGTTTAAGCGTGAGGCATGACCACTGTGGGCATCTCACACACACCTGTCCCCCTTCCCTATACACCTCCCTTAGGAATACTGACTGTAGTTAACTTACTTAGTAGTTAACTGAGTTGTGAGTGGCAGAACTAGGGATGAGATGAGCAGCTGAGCATGTCACAGTGCCCAGTGCtccaaaaaacccccaaaccaggccgggcgcggtggctcatgcctgtaatcctggttctctgggaggccaaggcgggcagatcgtttgagctcaggagttcgaaaccaacctgagcaacagcaagaccccgtctctactataaatagagagaaattaattggccaactaatatatatagaaaaaattagccaggcatggtggcgcatgcctgtagtcccagctactcgggaggctgaggcaggaggattgcttgagcccaggagtttgaggttgctgtgagctaggctgatgccatggcactcactctagcgtcagcaacaaagtaagactctgtctcaaaaaaaaaaacaaaaaaccaaaaccagctGCTGATTTTGGTACCAAGATGATTCTATGAACCACAGAGGGACAGCTAGCCATGAAGAGAGTGTAAGCCAGTTACATTTCCCCAAAACTGGGAGACATATGCTCCAAAGGATCTGAAGGGAAAGAACCTGCCTACCCCGGTTCTCCCGGCCTCCAACAGAGTAAGTCACAGTGGACTCTATCTTTGAGTCCAGGAAGGCCTTAGCAGTGCAAGCTGCAGAAGGTGGAAGTAAAGTACAAATTGCCCAGCCCGGGGCTCTGGAATTCCCCCTTCAGATCTCAGCCTGGTAAAAATGACCTTGGCTTTCTGGCCACTCCGGGACTTTGGCCCTCTGGTAACATTGCCAACCAGGTGGCTGTGCTCCCGTGGTATTAGCAGGATTAAAAGGTGACCTGCCTGCCACACCTCTGCCAAGCACCTAGGTTGGCCTGCCATGGGCGGGGTGGGAGAAGGAGGATCCCAGGACACGTGTGAGCTGACATATGCCATGCCACTAGAGAGGCACATGTCTTCCTCACCCACTGACACACACTAAACTGGGCAGGGCGGCCCTAAATAGCTCAATGTTGGTCAGGGTGAACCCAGCTCCTTGTAAAATAGTTGCACAACAGATCAGCTCGTACAGTTTCAGCGCTGAGGTGGGGGATGGAATACTTAGTTGGTGGTAAATGAACTTGACCTAGTTCACCCATCCTGAAAAGTGAAGTGAGACCTTCATCCAAAGAGACTTCCAACCTGAAAGTGAGGAGCATGCTCGAAAGAGTCTAGTTCTAGGTCTAGATCCATTGCCACCAATTTGTGACCTAGAGATCAACTCCCCTCTTTGGGTCTCACTTTTCCTTTCAGTGAGAAacgggggcaggggcagagggggaTATTGAAAGACAATATGGTTTCTGCTATGATTCTGGGATAGTGGTTTGGGGAAGTCCTTAGGAGGCAAACTGCTGCTTGTTTGGCGGAGGTAGAAGGAAGATAGTGCTTGCAGGactaaggcacagagaatttGGAATGTAGATTGGCTGAGTCTAAACGCAGTATGGTGGAGTAgatgcaaaaagaataaagaggaaagGAGTGAGGAGAAGGGTGGTTAGGTGTGAGGTCCTTTGGGGAGTGTAAACGTAAGGCCATGAGAGGTCAGGGATGGCTCCACTTTACTCAGCTtcggggatggggggaggggagccggCAGGCAGACAGGAAAAGGAGGCAGGCGGGGGCCGTGAGTCAGCCCAGCTTCACCCAGATCtctgcggggcggggcgggagccgGGCCCTCAGCCGGCCTCACGTCCCCGCTCCACGTGTGCTTCTCGCACGTGGCTCACCAACGAGGAACCCCGGAACTCgaggccccgccctccccgctTCCTGTCAATCGGGAGCAgcagccccgcccccgctccGCCCTTCCCCGGCGACCCGGTGGTGGGCTGGGCCCAGAACGCGAGCTGGGCCAGGACAACctaggggaggagagaagggaacacGCGTTGCCCGGGCGACCGGGGGGCGGAGCTCATTATGTAACGGGGCCGGGAGGCACCGACCAATAGGGTGGCGGCCACGGCTCCGGCTGAATGAAAACAAACGCAGCACGTGGGCCCGGCTCTAAGGCCATGTGAGCCCTCCTGGCGGCCCGGGCGCCGTGGGTGCCCTCCCTGTGGCCGGGCACCACGCTCCGGACTGCTCAAATGCCGTTCCTTCCTGTCACTGAGGATTCCCCTGTGAGATCCGACCCATTCTCGTCCTAGCCCCTcctgcccagagcccagagcacCGCTTCTCAGATTCCCTAGAGCCTGCGGGAACTACAGGAAGAAGACGGGAGGCAGGGGGTCCTTTCTCAAGGCCAAGCATACCACACTGCAGGGGGTGGGCAGAAGGAAACGTTTCGAGGCACTGTTCCAAAGCTCCCAGTCCCTCTAAACTCTTCATCTTACCATTCGCACCGGCCCTCCCATTTCCTCCCGCCCAGGGTTCGAGTCCCTCAGGCTCAAGGGAGCTTTGGGACGCTGAAGTGTGGTGGGGGGAGCGTTTCTGGGCGCATTCCCAGCCCTGACAACCCTCTCTGGAAATCCCACCCTAAGGCCCCTCAGCATGCTAGCGAATCTCTGGGCAGAGGGAGTCCCCCAGTCTCTTACAAAGTTCCTCTTGTTATAAGGCCTAAATGGAGGTGGGGAGACAGTGACAGAGAAAGGAAGATGACAGTAAAGGAATCTCAGTACCTGTGTTGTTGTTGGAGTCCAGGGTCGTCATGTCTTCACTGGCTGACAGCGGTCATTCAAACTGGACCTTGACACAAACTAGAGGTTGCGATTGCCGCTGTCGCCCCCTGGGCACTGGCTGAGGACGGGGAGTAGACCCCGCGGCTCACGATCGGGATCCGAGGCACCCTGCAGCAAGGTCTTGGGATGGCCGGACTGCAGCCCTGCAGAAGAGTAGGACGTTGAGGCAGCGGAGTTCTGCTTTGCATGGGAAGAGCAgagaaagtgtgtgtggggggatcaGTCTGCAGTAGTTCTGGCTAGAAGGTAGCAAGGAGAGTCGGGTCTCTGCAGGGTTCTGGTTGCCACTGCCTGCCGGCTCCGCAGCGCTGCAGGGTAGCGAATCTGGAGCTCCCTGTGCAAAAGTCCCAGAGGGAGAGAGGCTGCAACCAGGAAGTAAGCAGCTGATGGGGAGAAGCGGGCACCGAGGCGCAAAGAGGCGAGACGTGTGCCCTGCTACGTTCCCTCGGCAGTAATATTTCACTCTGCCAATCTCAGCCGCCTTTTGCCCGAGCCTTTCCCTGGGACAGAGAGCTCTGCGCAGGCGCCAGCAGCCCAGGGTTCCCGGGCCGCACGCGGCACTGGAGCAGGTACCATGTGATCCCAGGGAGCGCCTCGTGCCCCAGTGACACACTTTTCCAGCAGCCGGCACGTTGAGTTCCGTGCGCCTGCGCAACGACTAGACTGTCGGGATTTGTAGTCCACTGACAAAGTGAGTGGACTGCGTATATTTCCTCTTTCTGCCCTGCAAAGCGCTTGCTGGGAACCGGGAGGAGCTAAgagtgaggtggggtggggtgcgcTGAAGAGTCAGGGTGGCGTGTCCGGAAAGCCTGTATGGCAGAGGCATGTGAATTCCTGGGGAGGGACTGCGGAGCTTGGCTGCACCCTGGGAGATCAAAGCTGAGAGGCCCTTTCTGCAAACCTTGCAAACGTGAGGGCTTCACGTGATTGCAGGACTGACCTCACCCTGAGGTTACTGGTGACCAGAGAGAGACAAACAGGGGAGGGAGATTTCCCTGGAGTCAGGAGCTTAGGCTGCCTTCTGCTTCAGTGCTAAGTCCTGAAACTCAAAAGAACTGACCCCCTTTCCCTTCTACTCCCCTTAGGGAGAACACCTCTAGGGAAAGGAGTTGCTGTGGAGATGGGGATATCCCTAGGGACTCCCTGTTTGCTTGTATGACACCATCCCACCCACTGGAGGTGACTTTGGAGTGAGTCATTTCCCTTTGTGTGGGAAATAAAAAGGACAACAGAGGGAACTTGATGGTGAAAGTGCTTTGAGGTCCTAAAATAATGGGGCAGAGGTgaggcaggggcctggggcagagtgacacagccccccctccccaccctgtgcTTGAGTGTAGTATGTGGAATCCATGGAAGGTAACTGCTCAGAGGGGTACATGAGGATCACGTTAAGCCTCCCTCCTTTTAGTAATGGGGAAAATAAGGATTAGAAGAagtgactggcccaaggtcagATACACATTGCTAGTTTCATTTGCCCACCCTGAACATTAGGGAGGTGGGTAGATGAGCAAGTGAAACACTGAACAGGGTTAGAAACAGCCAGCATCTCCCTTCAGAGCAGTAATTGTCCTGTGAGTAATAAAAGGTCTCAAGTAGAGGTCTATCCTGTTTGAGGGCTTGGGTTCTAGGGAGAGATGGAAGCTCCTTCAAGCAGCCAAATGAGCCTGACCCACTTGATATCCTTGCGAATTTCCCCCTCAGCCCCAGGGCTTCTAGGGAGGGTTTTCTTCACAAGGGAAGCCCTTCTCCACTTGTTCACAGGCAGCCACTGGGACAGTATTGATGGGTGCCTGGGAAACATGACAGCCACCAAGaggtagagaaaggaaaatgggcCCCAAGGAAGAAGTAAACTGATTAGTGAGGACAGTGACCTTGGCTGAAGCGAAGGTGGCAGAGTAGCTGGCTTGACCATGGGCCCTTTGACTCCTTGGGGAAGATGGCCTGGCTAGAGTGGGCTAGGCTTCCTCTATCTTCCCCTGCCCTCAAGAAAGGTGGGAAAGAGAAGACAATGGGCTCTTCCCTGGCCTGCCCTGGCCCTGTGGCCCAGAGCTGGGAAGCTGTAGCAGAGCgtaggaggggctgggagggactAGGACAAACAAGCAAAGAGGCTTTTCAGGAAAACTTGGTTCTGAGGCCACCCtctactccctccctccctctccccacagccTCGGAGGGAAAGCTGGGAGGTGAGGAGGCATGTCCTGCTCTGGCCTGCTCTCTGTGACCTTCTTGACTCTTCATCAGAGCCAAGGCCAGAGCCCAGGTATCTGTCAGGGCTGGACCCAAAATCAGAGCCCCTGGTATGATGGCTAGCTCCCCACCGGCCCCAACGCCACCATTGCCACACTCCCTGTACTTGCCCTGGGTCCTCCCTGTGGCCCACAGCTCCATTTGTTGCTCTGGGGGTCCTGCCCACCCCCTGTCTACTTGCTGGGTGTTTGTCCCTATAGAAGGAGGGCCAGGGGTCAGGATCCCTATCTGAGTTTGCAGCCAGTGAGAAGGAGGGGGGAGCAGAGGCAAGGAGAGCTGAAATTCAGTCAGCCTAACTGCTCTTGGCAAGAAGCTAGGTTGTTTTGCAGCCTGTGTGTGGTATGAAGGCAGAGGCTggatgggaggaggcagaggagggggcttacctctgcttcctccttcctctgctctgCTTATAGGGCCCCACCTTTTCCCCTGAGAAAGAAGTAATGTTGGGGTCTTCTACAACTGGTAGAAGGATACAGAATAAAAATGCAGTGCTCTCCCTTGGCTCTAGAAGTTTCTAGTCTGTCTACCCTGCTCCCTTCTCTACCAGCTGCTGGGTGAAGGGCAGAGACTATGAGACCCAGAGCCACcaaagggaggggggaaaggctGGGGTGTCTGGCCCTTGGAAACCCGGAGTAGAATCTTGGCCTCTGTTTGACCTCAACCTTGACTTTAAGACAACAGGTGCATCTCAGCAcaacctccctcccccacccactagCTGGGCTTTCCAGTTCatttctaaacacacacacacacacacacacacacacacacacacacacacccctttcctccCACAGCCAAATTCAGCCTTCAGCCAAAGAAAGGActgggcttttaaaaaacagtGCTCAGATTGGATTCAGGAGGATAGATGCATATCTAAGACCTGGCACAGCAAGGCACAGCCCTGGTTCCATGTTGTATACCCTTCCACTTGGATTCCTCAGAGTCTGGGATTCTGGGGACTGACCTCACCATTAGGAGCAGCTTTGGATCCTGTGTGTGTATTTCCAAATATGTAGTTAATTCTCCTGATTTCTTTGGACTGGGGAGAACAGCAAAGATAGaatagaggaaggaaagggattgAGAGCTCTGAATGCTGGtcagagtatgtgtgtgtgattgtaTGATTGTGAGTGTGAGACTGCTTGAGTGTGAATGTGAATGCTGtgagtgtatatatgtgtgtgtttgatcTAAGGTCTGTTCTCCTTGCCAGTAGGTTGTTCCAGGTAACAAGGCAACGCCCTGTGCAAATTCTGGGCGGCCTAAATCTTGGGCTGACTGcttgactgactgactgactgactgaggGTGGGTCCTTGCTGTAAACAGGTCAGGCTTCAGTAGGTGCCTTCCCATCCCCCTGCTTTCTCACCAAGGAGCCATTGCCCAGGGTAAAAACCTGTCTGTCCAGGTGATGTAAACCTGGCCCAGAAACCCTGGGGATGCCCCTGAATCAGGGAACCAGCCATGTTCCTAGGAAAGACTCATTCCCTGACCTCCTAGATCCTTTTCCTTGACTTTAAATGGCCAGGTAGCTTTTCCTACCCCACCCAAAGCCTCCATGTCTTGGGGAAAACTTTAAGAACATACCACAGGAGGTACAAAGTCTGAGTTAACTTGCTTTTTTGGGGGAGATGGAGAAAGACAGGGTGAGGCATGAACTTTTCCTACTAGCAAGACTGTTCTTCCTAGAGAGAATGATTACTCTGGGAGGAATGTGTGAGCAGCAAACTGACCCTGGTATTTCCCAAGCAATGATGTTCTTGGAAGTGAGGTATAGCACCAGGAACAGAAGCCTGAAGCACCACTTATTCCAACCCCTACAagtacctcagcttcccagaaccTCTCTTTTAACCTCATATTTCCTCTTCCTCTAAActctttcctctctccatccTACCTCCCTTATCTAGATTCTAGAGATAGAAGGGATCTGGAATAGGATgcaaaaaccaaaccaaccaCCAAAAGAAAATTCCACATTGACTGCTATAGAGATGACTAACTGAAGTGGGCATCTGAACTCTCTTCTGTACCTGAACACTTGACTTTGGGGTCTGCAGCTGGTGATGAGGGGAGTGAGGCTGGTTGGTCAGGGCCTGTTAAAGCCCCATGATGCTTTCCTCCAGGGGATGTATTAAGAATGGATTGGTTAAAAGAGAGTGTGAGCTGGTcccagtgcagtggtgtttacaactaattgatcacaaccaattatagatttctttgttccttctctactcccactgtttcacttgactagcctttaaaaaaataaagaagaaagaaaaagagagtacAGAAGGCCACCAAAGATAGACAGATGTTGTGTAAAATGCCCTAAGGAAACAACATCCCACTTCCCTATTTACCTGCTTGAGCGATGTGCACCTCTAAAACCAATGCTTCCTAATGCCACCATCCTGGGCCAATGCTTCTTCAGCAGATACTGTGGGGGAACCCGAAGGAGTGTCCCCCTCTCAGAGTCCAGGATCCCATTCACATCACAGGATCCTAGAGATGGCATGGACTGTCCTTGGCAGTGGATGATCAACCCTAGATGACCATTTTTCAGGCATGTGGTTCCTCTTCCTGGGTTGCAGGGCAGTGACATCCAGTACATGCTATGCTACAAGGCCTCCTGTCCAATCTTTGCCATGCTGCTGCTGGAGCCCACAGCAGTATTATTTTCAGGCTCCTGCACCTGCCCATTGGCTGTCCTTGAGCTGCAGAACTAAGATGCAGGGGAATGCCTGTGCCTGCCTCGGTCTCCACCCCTTACCCCAAGCTTCATCTCAACCTTCCCCTTGTCCAGCATCTCCCCATTCCTTGGGCTTCCGCAGATCTTCATGCAGCTGCCTGGGGAGGCCTAAGGCTCATGACTGTCCTCGTGAGCAGGATGGACCTTGGAGGAGCTGTGGCCTGGACAGGCATTAGGGGCCTGTGTGCAGTTTCTGGGAGGCTTACATAAACATTGGCTGGGATGAGGAGGGAAAAAGGGTTGCAATGGGCTGCCCAGGAAAAAAAGCAACCCCCGCCCCGCCAGCTCAGCCTGGGTGGAAAGAAGGAACAAGGCTCActttccctcctcccactcctctcccCTGGTCTGCAGCTGTTAGTTGGGCTGGAAAGACTGCGGTATCttgggggggagggcaggagaaggagagagaggatgcGACTTCGCAAATTTGGGATCCCTCCCCCGCTTCTAAATTGGTGGGGGGCGAGGGGGAAGAAGCAATTTGCCAAAGAGATTTTCGATGCCAATGCCGCAGGAAGGAGCTTTGGCTCATTAGAATGCGCAGTTGcaccctggaaaaaaaaaatctgtgctggTTGCAAAAATGCAGACGTGTGTAGGGGCCCagtggagattaaaaaaaaaaaatcgctagCTCTGCATTGCAGGATCTGCGAAGTTTTGGTGCGATGAGGAAATGTGGGTCGTGCTCATTTCATTTGCTTGTTCCTGCTAACCTACTGTCCCCCTGACTCCAGTACAGTCTCACATCCCAGCAAGAGGCACTGCTGCTCAGAAACAAGGTCACGGGTAGGGGGCAGGAGCAGAGAGCTGGAAATCGGGGTCTGAAGTTAGAGCTCCACAAAGGACCCATGGGGCCAGAAGGGCCAGATGGATGGGATGGGACACTTCCATGAGAAGTGTAAGCTGAATTTGCCTTGCACACCCATATTTGTTCTCCAGCTGCACAGGGGTTAGTGTGAAAGCCCTTCCAGGTCACCCTCAGCTCTTCTCCATCCCCTGTGGGCAGAGGGACTTTCCCCTCCCTGTCCACTAACCGTGCAGACCACTGCTGCAGAACATTTCCTTCATGTCCCCAAGCCCACAATTCCCTGAATCCTCCTTTTCCCAATCCGGGAGAGTGCacttgctttgtgtgtgtgtgtgtgtgtgtgttggaggggcTGTAGGGGAGCATTCTCCTTCCTAGGAAGAAGGGACAGGGTATCCTGATTTGGGGAGCCCAGGCTACCAGGAAACCAAGTTTTGGCTCTGGGCTGACATAAGCACATCAATGTGAGGACTGGGTGGGCCATTCTGTGCTTGTGGCTCAGTGAGGCCCTTCTTCTTTTGGGGTTTAGGGCTCTGGGTGGTGTTAACTCCAAGGGGCTGCCTGGGAGGACAATATACCTGGGGAAATCATGTTTCTTTCCTGGGTGTTTGCTCCCTTGGTGGCTCAGGAGagacaaaaggaaacagaagcaggaaaaagaacAAGGAGACAAGAAGGGAGCCCAGTGCCCTTTCACTCCTTCCCTATCTTGCCTCCTGTTTCTCTGGCCGGTGGAGGAAGGGGACCAGTGTGTTTGTGCGGGCTCCAGGCTCACGCGGGCTGCTGGGGTCACATGGCCCGGGCATGTGCAGCCTGCTCCATTTCTACCACAACAACTCGCTCATAAACAGCCGGGCTGCTGCGGCGGTGGCGGCGGAGACATGTGCAAGCGAGGGGGTGGGGCACGTGGCCCTGCCCGAGCCAAGGGAAGGCGCTCGCTCAGCACTGCCTCCACCCCTCCCTGGCACTGGCTCTGCCTTGCCACAGGAAATTCCTAGTGCTCCTGTTGCTGCTGCAAAACATGTTTTTGGGAAGTGACATTCAATAAGGATAGAGTCAatggattatttaaaaagagatagaACGAATAATCAGAGACTAACTCCGTTTGCCCTTACCCTGTCTTTCTAAGATCCCTGTACACGTTAGGGTGGAGGGCTGAGCAGGAATCACGTGCTGACAATTCTCATTTGTTCCTTCCTCACTCAGAACCAACCAAGTCTTCCTGGTGAACACTGGGGCAAGGGGCTGGGTAAGAGGACAGTTCTCAGGATCAGCAGAGGGGTCAGCACCACCTGTAAAcctgttagaaatgtaaatttaatcctagcactttgggaggccaaggtaggaggatcctttgaggtcagaagttcaagagtAGCCGGAGCAAGAGCCagtgggcaataaagtgagactgtgtctccaaaagaaaaaaaaaaaaaaaaaagaaatgtaaatttctggctgggcacagtggcacctgtaatcccagcactttgggagactgagatggaaggatagctagagttcaggagtttgagaccattct
Encoded proteins:
- the NR1D1 gene encoding nuclear receptor subfamily 1 group D member 1, with amino-acid sequence MTTLDSNNNTGGVITYIGSSGSSPSRTSPESLYSDSSNGSFQSLTQGCPTYFPPSPTGSLTQDPARSFGSIPSSLSDDGSPSSSSSSSSSSSFYNGSPPGSLQVAMEDSSRVSPSKSTSNITKLNGMVLLCKVCGDVASGFHYGVHACEGCKGFFRRSIQQNIQYKRCLKNENCSIVRINRNRCQQCRFKKCLSVGMSRDAVRFGRIPKREKQRMLAEMQSAMNLANNQLSSQCPLETSPTQHPTPGPMGPSPPPAPVPSPLVGFSQFPQQLTPPRSPSPEPTVEDVISQVARAHREIFTYAHDKLGTSPGNFNANHASGSPPATTPHRWENQGCPPAPNDNNTLAAQRHNEALNGLHQAPSTYPPTWPPGPGHHSCHQSNSNGHRLCPTHVYAAPESEAPVNSPRQGNSKNVLLACPMNMYPHGRSGRTVQEIWEDFSMSFTPAVREVVEFAKHIPGFCDLSQHDQVTLLKAGTFEVLMVRFASLFNVKDQTVMFLSRTTYSLQELGAMGMGDLLNAMFDFSEKLNSLALTEEELGLFTAVVLVSADRSGMENSASVEQLQETLLRALRALVLKNRPLETSRFTKLLLKLPDLRTLNNMHSEKLLSFRVDAQ